The Kroppenstedtia pulmonis genome has a segment encoding these proteins:
- a CDS encoding DUF1259 domain-containing protein, whose amino-acid sequence MSSLQRLCEQFARIVGGEASVLNGVCFIQKFRRFPITILGRRTRSPLVNPTFFSFESIDKKGRALNLGETVILQNEINPFISVLRKEGIKVTALHNHWLFENPRLFYIHFESVENPIIFARKVARALKVLK is encoded by the coding sequence ATGAGTTCTCTGCAGAGATTATGTGAACAATTCGCCCGTATTGTCGGTGGTGAAGCATCTGTATTAAATGGAGTTTGTTTCATTCAGAAATTCCGTCGTTTCCCCATCACGATTTTGGGACGAAGAACCCGATCCCCTTTGGTTAATCCTACTTTTTTCTCCTTTGAATCCATTGACAAAAAGGGGCGTGCCCTTAACCTGGGGGAAACCGTCATCCTTCAGAATGAGATCAACCCCTTCATTTCCGTGTTGCGAAAAGAAGGGATCAAGGTAACCGCCCTTCATAATCATTGGTTGTTTGAGAACCCCCGCCTTTTTTACATTCACTTTGAATCTGTTGAAAATCCGATCATTTTCGCAAGAAAAGTTGCTCGGGCACTGAAAGTGCTAAAATAA
- a CDS encoding recombinase family protein, protein MVCLTFEVDLDPFSMIVLWTGIFAPGNVYLTTERRNWMTVALYCRVSTDEQVQQGFSIDNQKERLQAFALSQGWTDYRFYIDDGYTGTNMDRPGLKRMIQHAEDGTIRTIVVYRLDRLGRRQKDVLFLLEDVFEKSNVAFKSATEPFDTATPLGKAMIGILAVFAQLERDTIVERTTAGRRQRIRSGKWYGGRVPFGYQWNSTTQTLEVVPEESTLVKEAFSMYLQGHSSSYIADWLTSRSTARFFDHSVIRTMLQRPIYTGHMNNAGKLVEGQHEGIIDGETYERVQQELHKRQTGRPPVGEYLLSGILRCGICGGPVIHVWASGKRYEYYACKAQHVRQRNKGHHCSLGYTRKEKLDSWVAERLKQISLNPEQVEVQLKTLTTMQQEQRDRTAELEQRLENINHRLERWYDAFEQGLLNPAQLKKRIDSLEEERKTVMIRLDELDHTPKEQWAEGVIQTLETIGEAWDSMNFSEQKMVLRAALDHIVLFPDREPKLIWNV, encoded by the coding sequence ATGGTTTGTCTGACTTTCGAGGTTGATTTAGATCCATTTTCGATGATTGTTTTATGGACAGGCATTTTTGCTCCTGGAAATGTCTATCTAACTACAGAAAGGAGGAATTGGATGACTGTTGCCCTGTATTGTCGAGTGTCAACGGATGAGCAGGTTCAACAAGGATTTTCCATCGACAATCAGAAAGAACGATTACAGGCATTTGCCCTTTCCCAAGGATGGACGGATTACCGATTTTACATCGACGACGGTTATACCGGTACGAACATGGATCGACCCGGACTCAAACGAATGATTCAACATGCTGAAGATGGAACCATTCGAACCATTGTTGTGTATAGACTGGATCGTCTCGGCCGTCGGCAAAAAGATGTTTTATTCCTCTTGGAAGATGTGTTCGAAAAAAGTAACGTGGCTTTTAAGAGTGCCACGGAACCATTTGACACCGCCACTCCCTTGGGAAAAGCCATGATTGGAATCTTGGCTGTTTTTGCCCAGTTGGAACGGGACACCATTGTGGAACGTACAACAGCGGGACGACGACAACGAATCCGAAGTGGAAAGTGGTATGGTGGTCGAGTACCATTCGGCTATCAGTGGAACAGTACAACCCAAACTCTTGAGGTGGTGCCTGAGGAATCAACACTGGTCAAAGAAGCCTTTTCCATGTATTTGCAAGGTCATTCTTCTTCTTACATTGCAGATTGGCTGACAAGCCGATCCACGGCCCGATTTTTTGACCACTCTGTTATACGAACCATGTTGCAACGTCCCATCTATACAGGTCATATGAACAATGCAGGAAAATTGGTGGAAGGCCAACATGAGGGAATCATCGATGGGGAGACCTACGAACGAGTACAGCAGGAGCTGCACAAAAGACAGACAGGACGGCCCCCGGTCGGTGAGTATTTATTGTCTGGTATCTTGCGATGTGGAATATGTGGGGGGCCTGTCATTCATGTATGGGCTTCTGGAAAACGTTATGAATACTACGCCTGTAAAGCACAGCATGTCCGACAGCGGAACAAAGGACATCACTGTTCTCTCGGTTATACCCGAAAGGAAAAGCTGGATTCATGGGTAGCGGAAAGGTTGAAACAAATCTCACTCAATCCGGAACAGGTGGAAGTTCAATTAAAAACCTTGACCACCATGCAGCAGGAGCAAAGAGATCGGACTGCTGAGTTGGAACAACGACTGGAAAACATTAATCACCGACTTGAACGTTGGTATGATGCCTTTGAACAAGGATTACTCAACCCCGCCCAACTGAAAAAACGGATTGACTCCTTGGAAGAAGAGAGAAAAACCGTGATGATAAGATTGGATGAATTGGATCACACACCTAAAGAACAATGGGCTGAGGGAGTAATTCAAACATTGGAAACCATTGGAGAAGCCTGGGATTCCATGAACTTTAGCGAACAAAAAATGGTTTTAAGAGCCGCACTGGATCATATTGTCCTGTTCCCGGATCGAGAGCCAAAGCTGATATGGAACGTTTAA
- a CDS encoding WIAG-tail domain, which produces MSKVSRKKRPSLRQRTQPTTRMEDEWVLEKIIQKELEDIKKQATLSSEQRSSSENKSTSSPPPAQALTMNRDATNGSKNLQPATTHSSDRVQQVEKIKRNRTQGNGNAFIYTGDLVDESITNEKLANDSIDSSKIQASAVEKEHLRDQSVNSSKLADGSVHATKIAPRAIKEYHLSADSISGDQIQREAIQTEHIKEGGILGNRLSDYSIDGTKIKDHSIQANHLTPKQIQGSHLADQTITASKIESGSIHTNLLANEAVNQAKMAEGAVAAKNLQAGSVTMDKLAEESVSSEKIVPQAIQKNHLDHGIIDSHHLSDHAVTNQKIAPEAVDGTSIKKESITGEHIEQGTIENYHLTHSSVNQEHIAPGSIEAKALQNESIQSKHISHHSVQTHHLGDSVVTGNKIAPNSIQSEHLEMKNIHSFHLADQSVQEQHMAPQSIGSTHFQRDSVLTEHIKEGSILGNRLADYSIDGTKLKNYAIEGHHIAPKQIQGSHLEDQTITASNIETATITSNLLANEAVNRTKLADESVSTDKLQQNAVTSEKMAEGAVTSDQLALQSIQSKHLDHHIIDNHHMMDLVVTSSKLAPESVGSDTIQTEAIQSHHLGQQTIQGEHLADDSIHQDKVAPDAIGSDAVQKQAIHSQHLADNTVQTYHLTDNSVTGEKLADRSVTTSKLCPESVSTDKLIDYSITNSKLGNQVVTSNKLSPESVRGDHIQTDAISAIHIQDEQIHASHLVDRTITSEKLAPQSISEEHIAQESLSSKHIAQDTIGPDHLTMESIQSRHLALDSIQSQHIEEEAITGEHLCPYSITADKLADGTIQSRHLDDEILMARHIGERQVESSHLADSLITSEKLATRSIQGNHIEKEAISDEHLCPYSINADKLADGSIQSRHLNDEILTARHIGESQVENAHLADSSITSEKLAQHAVQSHHLEDDSVRSNHISSGAIQPGHLSDEAITGNKIADGSINLEKLAFNPFASSFQSGIESFMIPEGEKQTEVEITLPSPFSSSKYVAIAITDRPSCIISLINNNETSFTLLVRNIGDKAQKLTGSLFWLAINTTAEAWIPEKKIQPFSDEQPISEADPLLTISAYTEANEEEQSSDQPNFREERAKPVDDDEDTFDSSALSNRYYTDLSDEEAETVPTTFTKVSSSVNDEQEDSEETSLGNKETGEQAGNDSTRETSPETIPTTSAEVSSSVDDEQEDVEETSLGTEETGEQTENDSTTETSSETIYLHSQQEDPTSEEMKEIKEERDFDWWKQ; this is translated from the coding sequence ATGAGTAAAGTGAGTCGAAAGAAAAGGCCCTCCCTCCGTCAACGTACTCAACCAACAACCCGTATGGAAGATGAATGGGTTTTGGAAAAGATCATTCAAAAAGAATTGGAAGATATAAAAAAACAGGCCACTTTGTCCTCCGAGCAGCGTTCATCATCTGAAAACAAAAGCACCTCTTCCCCTCCTCCGGCCCAAGCGTTGACAATGAACAGAGATGCCACAAATGGGTCAAAAAACTTGCAACCTGCTACAACCCATTCATCTGACAGAGTGCAACAGGTTGAAAAAATTAAACGGAACCGCACTCAGGGAAACGGTAATGCCTTTATCTATACCGGAGACTTGGTGGATGAGTCCATTACCAATGAAAAACTGGCCAATGACAGTATCGATAGCTCCAAAATTCAGGCTTCCGCCGTAGAAAAAGAGCACTTACGGGATCAATCGGTAAATTCCTCCAAGTTGGCAGACGGATCTGTCCATGCCACCAAAATTGCACCCAGAGCGATAAAAGAGTACCACCTCTCCGCCGACTCCATCAGTGGAGATCAGATTCAGCGGGAAGCGATCCAGACCGAACATATCAAGGAAGGTGGTATTTTAGGCAATCGTTTGTCCGATTACAGCATTGACGGCACAAAAATAAAAGACCATTCTATCCAGGCGAACCATCTGACTCCCAAGCAAATTCAAGGAAGCCATCTTGCAGATCAAACCATCACCGCTTCCAAAATCGAAAGCGGCTCGATCCATACCAATCTGCTGGCCAATGAAGCCGTTAATCAGGCAAAGATGGCAGAAGGAGCCGTTGCGGCAAAAAACCTGCAAGCCGGGTCCGTTACGATGGATAAGCTGGCAGAGGAATCTGTTTCTTCGGAAAAAATTGTACCCCAAGCCATTCAAAAAAATCATTTGGATCATGGTATCATCGACAGCCATCATCTCAGTGATCATGCGGTTACCAACCAAAAAATCGCTCCTGAAGCTGTTGACGGTACCTCTATCAAAAAAGAGTCCATTACCGGCGAGCACATCGAACAGGGAACGATTGAAAATTATCACTTGACTCACTCCAGTGTCAATCAGGAACATATTGCTCCAGGCTCTATCGAAGCCAAAGCGCTTCAGAATGAGTCCATTCAAAGTAAGCATATCAGCCATCACTCTGTGCAAACCCATCACTTAGGGGATAGTGTTGTCACTGGAAATAAAATCGCACCTAATTCCATCCAGAGTGAGCATTTGGAAATGAAAAATATCCACTCCTTTCATCTTGCTGATCAATCTGTCCAAGAACAGCACATGGCTCCCCAGTCCATCGGCAGTACTCATTTTCAAAGAGATTCCGTCTTGACGGAGCATATCAAAGAAGGAAGTATACTTGGCAACCGGTTGGCGGATTACAGTATTGACGGTACAAAATTAAAAAACTATGCCATTGAAGGTCACCATATCGCTCCCAAACAGATCCAGGGAAGTCATCTGGAAGATCAAACCATCACCGCTTCCAATATTGAAACAGCAACCATTACATCCAACCTATTGGCCAATGAAGCTGTGAATCGAACCAAGTTGGCAGACGAATCCGTCTCTACCGATAAACTGCAACAAAACGCTGTCACATCAGAAAAAATGGCAGAAGGAGCCGTTACATCCGACCAACTCGCTTTGCAATCCATCCAAAGTAAACATTTGGATCACCACATCATTGACAACCATCACATGATGGACCTTGTTGTTACTTCTTCCAAGCTGGCACCGGAATCAGTCGGCTCTGATACCATACAGACAGAAGCGATTCAAAGCCATCATCTGGGACAACAGACGATTCAGGGTGAGCACTTAGCAGACGACAGTATCCATCAAGATAAAGTAGCACCTGATGCGATTGGGTCCGATGCGGTCCAGAAACAAGCTATCCACAGTCAACACTTGGCAGACAATACCGTTCAAACATACCATCTAACCGACAATTCCGTCACCGGGGAAAAGTTGGCCGATCGATCTGTCACCACTTCCAAACTTTGCCCGGAATCCGTCTCCACGGATAAACTGATCGATTATTCCATTACCAATTCCAAGCTGGGAAATCAAGTCGTAACCAGTAACAAACTGTCTCCTGAATCTGTTCGGGGTGATCACATCCAAACAGACGCCATTTCCGCCATTCATATTCAGGATGAGCAAATTCACGCTTCTCATCTGGTGGATCGTACCATCACCTCTGAAAAGTTGGCTCCTCAATCCATAAGCGAAGAGCACATCGCTCAAGAAAGCCTCTCATCCAAACACATTGCCCAGGATACAATCGGACCTGACCATCTGACGATGGAAAGTATTCAAAGCCGACATTTGGCCTTAGATTCCATCCAATCCCAACACATTGAAGAGGAAGCCATTACTGGTGAGCATCTGTGCCCCTACAGCATTACAGCGGATAAACTGGCTGACGGAACCATCCAAAGCCGACATCTGGACGACGAGATTCTGATGGCACGTCATATCGGTGAACGTCAAGTGGAGAGCTCCCATCTGGCGGACTCCTTGATCACTTCAGAAAAGTTGGCAACCCGATCGATACAGGGTAACCATATCGAGAAGGAAGCGATATCCGATGAACATCTGTGCCCATACAGTATCAATGCTGACAAACTGGCTGACGGGTCCATCCAAAGCCGACATCTAAACGACGAGATTCTGACAGCCCGTCATATCGGCGAAAGTCAGGTGGAAAACGCCCATTTGGCGGACTCCTCCATCACTTCGGAAAAATTGGCCCAACATGCTGTCCAGAGTCACCATCTGGAGGATGATTCTGTTCGAAGTAACCATATCAGCAGTGGCGCAATCCAACCTGGACATCTGTCCGACGAAGCCATCACCGGAAATAAAATCGCCGATGGCAGTATCAATTTGGAGAAGCTTGCCTTCAATCCCTTTGCTTCATCCTTTCAATCCGGCATCGAGAGCTTCATGATCCCCGAAGGAGAGAAACAAACAGAGGTAGAGATCACACTTCCTTCTCCTTTTTCCTCATCGAAATATGTCGCCATCGCCATCACGGATCGACCATCTTGTATCATCAGTTTAATCAATAACAACGAAACCAGCTTTACCCTTCTGGTCCGAAACATCGGAGATAAAGCACAGAAGCTGACTGGCTCACTTTTTTGGCTGGCTATAAACACAACAGCCGAAGCATGGATTCCAGAGAAGAAAATCCAACCCTTTTCTGATGAACAACCCATTTCTGAGGCGGATCCTCTTCTCACTATTTCCGCCTATACAGAGGCAAACGAAGAGGAACAAAGCAGCGACCAACCAAACTTCCGGGAAGAAAGAGCGAAACCAGTGGATGATGACGAAGATACCTTCGACTCCTCAGCTTTATCAAACCGATATTACACCGATCTCAGTGATGAAGAGGCAGAAACTGTCCCAACCACCTTCACGAAAGTGTCTTCCTCTGTCAACGATGAGCAGGAGGATAGTGAAGAAACATCTCTTGGTAACAAAGAGACAGGAGAACAGGCTGGCAATGATTCCACAAGGGAAACCTCCCCGGAAACCATCCCAACCACCTCCGCAGAAGTATCTTCCTCTGTCGACGATGAGCAAGAGGATGTAGAAGAAACATCTCTTGGTACCGAAGAGACAGGAGAGCAAACTGAGAATGATTCCACAACCGAAACCTCCTCGGAAACCATCTATCTTCATTCACAACAAGAGGACCCAACCAGCGAAGAGATGAAGGAAATAAAAGAAGAGAGGGATTTCGACTGGTGGAAACAATAA
- a CDS encoding SMI1/KNR4 family protein — MKDEVLKMIQIECDRVPEAFGGQVSEEEVEKAEGILGVKIQDDYKEFIRRFGAGCVGQAVILGLREAEFFPTPSFIEESLDFRKHLPSAYSKMVVIGVDGAGNPIGFIYPSEMIFVYDHDFGGRYDLANSFEDYILKALNRTLGIHF; from the coding sequence GTGAAAGATGAGGTCTTAAAGATGATCCAAATAGAATGTGACAGGGTTCCGGAAGCTTTTGGTGGCCAAGTATCCGAGGAAGAAGTGGAAAAGGCTGAGGGGATTTTAGGGGTTAAAATACAAGATGATTATAAGGAGTTTATTCGTCGGTTTGGAGCTGGTTGCGTAGGCCAAGCGGTGATTTTAGGATTACGTGAAGCAGAATTCTTCCCTACCCCGTCTTTTATTGAGGAATCCTTAGATTTTAGAAAACATCTTCCCTCAGCATACTCTAAAATGGTTGTTATAGGTGTAGATGGAGCGGGGAACCCAATCGGCTTTATATATCCGAGTGAAATGATTTTTGTATATGATCACGATTTCGGAGGTAGATATGACTTAGCCAATTCCTTTGAAGATTATATATTGAAGGCGCTAAATCGAACATTAGGGATACATTTCTAG
- a CDS encoding phytoene desaturase family protein — MEKKVIVIGGGLGGLSAAVCLAVEGYSVTVYEQGSQVGGKLNKQTGKGYSFDTGPSDLTMPWVLEQLFTRAGKKMDDYFSLIRIKPQWKAFFSDETTLELTSDLPFLFQQMKEQFDTEATALLQYLQHCSKMYELTQKSYYKKSLAGSEEMRKMHSMKEWMSLSSMKSVHQKTSQYIQSPHLKQLFDYLSISIGSSPHQAPVFLSLMTHSLLGMGSFYAQGGMYTIAEGIERLLQELQVKVHTNMKVSAIQYDNQERVKGILLQDGTIVPADIVICNRDPVTAYHSLLSNHSKVESAIRDLNKYPPGLSGMVLLLGVKGTYDHLQHRNIFFSANPQEEYEQLFKEGKPATDPTISVHLSCKSDPGQAPKKKSNMVVLTHVPPLKPGESWEPYRRQYRDRIIEKLEQRGITNLEKNIEIETQFIPDDFHHLYGANGGSLYGVAADRKKNNGFKIPCRSTLLQNLYFVGGSIHPGGSIPMASLSGQLAADLIIKDHAIIPVPTA, encoded by the coding sequence ATGGAAAAAAAAGTGATCGTAATTGGCGGAGGTTTGGGAGGATTATCCGCAGCTGTCTGTTTAGCAGTTGAGGGTTACTCTGTTACGGTTTATGAACAGGGAAGTCAGGTGGGGGGAAAGCTGAATAAACAAACTGGCAAGGGCTATTCCTTTGATACCGGCCCTTCTGACCTCACCATGCCTTGGGTGTTGGAACAACTCTTTACCCGTGCGGGAAAAAAGATGGATGACTATTTTTCCTTGATACGGATCAAACCGCAATGGAAAGCTTTCTTTTCTGATGAAACCACATTGGAACTGACCTCAGACCTTCCTTTTCTTTTTCAACAAATGAAAGAACAGTTTGATACAGAGGCAACGGCTTTACTGCAATATCTGCAACACTGCAGCAAAATGTACGAGCTCACTCAAAAAAGCTACTACAAAAAAAGCTTAGCAGGCAGTGAAGAAATGCGAAAGATGCACAGCATGAAAGAATGGATGAGTCTGTCATCCATGAAAAGTGTTCATCAAAAAACAAGTCAATACATTCAGTCGCCCCATCTTAAACAGTTGTTTGACTATCTGAGCATCAGTATCGGATCCTCTCCCCATCAAGCACCCGTTTTTCTCAGCTTGATGACTCATAGCCTTCTGGGCATGGGCAGTTTCTATGCACAGGGTGGCATGTATACCATTGCAGAAGGCATAGAACGACTCCTTCAGGAACTTCAGGTGAAGGTTCACACCAATATGAAGGTATCTGCCATCCAATATGATAACCAGGAGAGAGTAAAAGGCATACTGCTTCAGGATGGTACCATCGTACCGGCGGATATCGTAATATGTAATCGGGATCCGGTCACTGCCTATCATTCTCTTTTATCCAACCATTCCAAAGTGGAATCTGCAATTCGCGACTTGAACAAATATCCGCCGGGTCTGTCCGGTATGGTTCTGTTACTGGGTGTCAAAGGAACCTATGATCATCTGCAACACCGGAATATTTTCTTCTCAGCCAACCCACAGGAGGAGTATGAGCAACTCTTTAAAGAGGGGAAGCCGGCAACCGATCCTACGATATCCGTTCATTTATCCTGTAAATCCGATCCGGGTCAAGCTCCCAAGAAAAAATCCAATATGGTGGTATTGACACACGTGCCACCTTTAAAACCCGGTGAAAGCTGGGAACCGTACCGACGGCAATATCGGGATCGTATTATTGAAAAGTTGGAACAAAGAGGCATTACCAATTTGGAAAAAAATATCGAAATTGAAACCCAATTTATTCCCGATGATTTCCATCATCTTTACGGAGCCAATGGAGGATCCCTCTACGGAGTTGCCGCTGATCGGAAAAAGAACAACGGATTTAAAATTCCGTGTCGCAGTACCTTACTGCAAAACCTGTACTTTGTCGGCGGTTCCATCCATCCAGGAGGCTCCATTCCAATGGCCTCTCTTTCGGGTCAATTGGCAGCGGATCTGATCATAAAGGATCATGCAATCATCCCTGTGCCAACAGCATAA
- a CDS encoding GNAT family N-acetyltransferase, which yields MSNEKHVVKLLEGRRVYLRPPETEDVPLLYRSFYHPEVRRLTGTTQMLSVEGMENWLEKVVKDESRLFLLIVDQEKDEVMGDIELLDMHQVHRSAWIRIALHREEYFGKGYGTEAMHLMLNHGFHSLNLHRIELEVYDYNHRAIRTYERLGFRREGVRREGLFHNHAYHDVILMGLLAHEYEFPGEVKDYQK from the coding sequence TTGTCCAATGAGAAGCATGTTGTGAAATTACTGGAGGGACGGCGGGTTTATTTACGACCGCCGGAAACAGAAGATGTACCATTGTTATACCGCAGTTTCTATCATCCGGAAGTTCGTCGGTTGACGGGTACAACGCAGATGTTATCTGTTGAGGGAATGGAGAACTGGCTGGAAAAAGTGGTCAAGGATGAAAGCCGTCTTTTTCTATTGATTGTGGATCAGGAAAAGGATGAAGTGATGGGTGACATTGAATTGTTGGACATGCATCAGGTACATCGGTCTGCATGGATCCGTATTGCTCTGCATCGGGAGGAATACTTCGGAAAGGGTTACGGAACAGAGGCGATGCATCTGATGCTGAACCATGGGTTTCACAGTCTCAATCTGCATCGGATTGAACTGGAGGTTTATGACTACAATCACCGGGCTATCCGTACATATGAGAGATTGGGTTTTCGACGGGAGGGAGTAAGAAGAGAGGGTCTTTTCCATAACCACGCATACCATGATGTTATCCTGATGGGGCTTCTTGCCCATGAATATGAATTTCCCGGTGAAGTAAAAGATTATCAGAAGTAA
- a CDS encoding MBL fold metallo-hydrolase: protein MSMWTLIIGIPFAVIILSISLMGWRYVKFRGKVPRPRARGIRRRFHPEELSDDDISLAWIGHSTVYINLYGIKILTDPVFSHRVGVSLFPGITVGLKRYTPPAVSLEEVKGVDLILLSHAHLDHLDMPSLKALADSGTQVITAKNISHLLKKLSFGRIDELSEGETIDWGKGLKVTSIPVKHWGSRFPWNKEYGWTGYELEIRGKRVVFAGDTAYTPSFRKLGEAGAVDVMIMPIGAYSPDEFQKSHCTPEQAWEMTVDSGAKKMVPIHWNTFVLSREPIEEPMERLLKAAGEQADRIVIREQGEIWRLSANTEISLSEPIGERKSVSLYQKKEVSSRVNPSAT from the coding sequence ATGTCAATGTGGACTTTGATCATTGGAATACCATTTGCGGTGATCATCTTATCCATTTCTTTGATGGGGTGGCGGTATGTCAAATTTCGGGGAAAAGTTCCCCGTCCCCGTGCACGTGGAATCCGTCGCCGCTTTCATCCTGAAGAATTAAGTGACGATGATATTTCCCTGGCTTGGATCGGTCATTCCACGGTTTATATAAATCTGTATGGAATCAAAATTTTGACCGATCCCGTATTCAGCCACAGAGTGGGAGTGTCGCTGTTTCCGGGGATCACGGTGGGGTTGAAGCGTTATACACCACCGGCTGTTTCATTGGAGGAAGTAAAGGGTGTCGACTTGATCTTGCTTTCCCATGCTCACTTAGATCATTTGGATATGCCTTCTTTAAAAGCATTGGCAGATTCCGGGACTCAGGTGATTACCGCCAAAAATATAAGTCATTTGTTGAAGAAGCTTTCATTTGGGCGGATCGATGAATTAAGTGAAGGAGAAACCATCGATTGGGGCAAAGGATTGAAAGTGACCTCGATCCCGGTCAAACATTGGGGGAGTCGTTTTCCTTGGAATAAGGAGTATGGATGGACGGGATATGAATTGGAAATCAGGGGAAAGCGGGTTGTTTTTGCGGGAGATACCGCCTATACCCCTTCCTTTCGCAAGTTAGGAGAGGCCGGAGCTGTGGATGTGATGATCATGCCGATTGGTGCATACTCCCCAGACGAATTTCAAAAATCCCATTGTACCCCTGAGCAGGCATGGGAAATGACGGTGGACAGCGGAGCCAAAAAAATGGTCCCCATTCATTGGAACACCTTTGTCTTGTCCCGTGAACCGATTGAAGAACCGATGGAACGTTTATTGAAAGCGGCGGGAGAACAGGCGGATCGCATTGTGATTCGGGAGCAAGGGGAGATTTGGCGGTTATCAGCCAATACGGAAATTTCCTTGTCCGAACCCATAGGGGAGAGAAAATCTGTTTCCCTGTACCAAAAGAAAGAAGTAAGCAGCAGGGTGAACCCTTCTGCAACATAA
- a CDS encoding SpoVR family protein, which translates to MTFSYLRCIAKAFHRMKTDYDLDLGRIYELVINSNPCYAFLLEGNSLIQNKLIIAHVLAHSDFFKNNVRFSNTSRDMVESMAASAERIRRYEMDYGKDQVEAFLDHVLAIQEHIDPGLIRRPRKKEKSSSSDNRHSTPYDDLWALERREEDKNEQKSGTSKVQEKDILLFAMENNPKLQDWQQDILTVMRDEMLYFWPQLETKIMNEGWASYWHIRILREMNLTNEEVLEFAKLNALVTQPSSGSINPYHLGLKIFEDIERRWDHPTEDEQVRFGRKPGQGRQKIFDVREMEMDTSFIRNYLTRELTEEMDLYIFQRKGAEWTVTDKEWQKVREQLIASRVNGGYPYIVVEDGDYQDKGELYLRHRFEEMELDIKYVEKTLPHVHALWGRPVHIETVVENRPVLFTYNGKRCSRRFL; encoded by the coding sequence ATGACTTTTTCATATTTGCGGTGTATCGCTAAAGCTTTTCACCGGATGAAAACGGATTATGATTTGGATTTGGGACGTATCTATGAATTGGTGATCAACTCCAATCCGTGCTATGCTTTTTTGTTAGAGGGGAACAGTCTGATACAGAATAAGCTGATCATTGCTCATGTGTTGGCACACAGTGATTTTTTCAAAAACAATGTCCGCTTTTCCAATACCTCCCGCGATATGGTGGAAAGTATGGCTGCCAGTGCAGAGCGGATTCGTCGATATGAGATGGATTATGGAAAAGATCAGGTGGAGGCTTTTTTGGATCATGTATTGGCTATTCAGGAGCATATCGATCCCGGTTTGATTCGACGTCCCCGCAAGAAGGAAAAGAGCAGCTCTTCCGATAATCGCCATTCTACTCCTTATGATGATCTGTGGGCCTTGGAAAGGAGGGAGGAGGATAAAAATGAACAGAAATCCGGTACTTCCAAGGTTCAAGAGAAAGATATCCTTCTGTTTGCCATGGAGAACAACCCCAAATTACAAGATTGGCAACAGGATATTTTGACAGTGATGCGGGATGAAATGCTTTATTTTTGGCCACAGTTGGAGACGAAGATTATGAATGAGGGCTGGGCTTCGTATTGGCATATTCGAATTTTGAGGGAAATGAATTTAACGAACGAGGAAGTCCTGGAATTTGCCAAACTGAATGCGTTGGTCACTCAACCATCCTCAGGATCGATCAACCCCTACCATTTAGGGTTAAAAATATTTGAAGATATCGAACGCCGTTGGGACCATCCTACTGAAGATGAACAAGTTCGATTTGGACGAAAACCGGGCCAGGGACGGCAGAAGATTTTTGATGTCAGGGAAATGGAGATGGATACTTCTTTTATCCGGAATTATCTGACCCGTGAGTTGACAGAAGAGATGGACTTGTACATTTTTCAGCGAAAGGGTGCGGAGTGGACGGTAACCGATAAAGAGTGGCAAAAGGTCAGGGAGCAGTTGATCGCCTCCAGAGTCAACGGTGGATATCCCTATATTGTAGTGGAGGATGGGGATTATCAGGATAAAGGTGAACTTTACTTGCGGCATCGCTTTGAAGAAATGGAATTGGACATTAAGTACGTTGAAAAGACACTCCCACATGTACATGCACTTTGGGGACGTCCTGTACACATCGAAACAGTGGTTGAAAATCGGCCTGTTTTGTTTACTTATAATGGCAAGCGGTGCAGTCGGCGTTTTTTATAA